In Acidobacteriota bacterium, the DNA window ACTCGTCCGCGCCGTACCGCGTGCCAAAGCCGTAGAGCGTCCCGCCCGGCAGGATTAGGGAGTTAATCCCGTCGCCGTCGAGATCCGTGTTGCTGATCACGTTGGAGAGCGGCGGCGAGCTGACTATCGGCATGATCAGACCGAACTGCCAGCCATTCAAAGCCCCACGCGTGAATTTGTTGTCGCCTTTGTAAGCCGGCAGATCGACGAACCCGCTGAAGGTGAGGCGGTGGCGTCGATCGGAAGCTTGATAGTCCTCGCCCACTTTGAAATCGTCAATGCTGAACGGGCCGTTGGAGCTTGCTCCCGGGACATTGTTGTAGCCGGTGAACTTCGACAGCGCGTAGGAGGCGACGAAGAGATAGTGTGAACTGAACCGCTTGTCCACCTTGACGTGCAGCCCCGTGTAGCGGAAGTTGGCTGCGCTGTGCGAGACGGCAATCGGCCCGGACGAGCAGATCGCCTTCGGGTCCGCGGCCTGGGCGCCAACACAGAGGGGGATGACCGGCGTCCGCACGCCGTTGATGAACCGGTCGAAGCGGTTCTCATCGACGATCAGCGTGTTGTGCAATCCGCCGAAATGGAGCGAGCGCCGCATCACGAAGTCAGCCGATACAACCAAATTCGACGCCAGCTCACGTTGAACGCCGACGCTGACGTTATAAGCGAGGGGACTCACCGTATCGGGGTCGAAGATACCGCCGAAGTCCTTATTGCCGGTCGTCTTGATTAGTTCGACGCCGCGAACCGAGAGGTCTTTCCCGTTGCCCAACCCCGCCAGCGTCGCGGCACGCAACCCCGGGAGGATCGCATTGAGGCCGTTTACGGTGAGGACAGTGTTGGTTAGAATCCTTCCAAGGAGCGTCTTTTGATCGAAGGGGTTGGCTGGGTTATTGAACACGCTGAAATCAAGCCCGTAGAACGAGGAGGGAAGGATCAAGCGTCCGTTGCCCGCCGGCCCCGTGTAGGCCCGTTCGTTCAGCCGCGTCCAGAAGAGGTTCGCGTCGTGATAGACGCCCGCGCCGCCGCGAATCACCGTCTTGCCATCGCCCTTCACGTCCCACGCAAAGCCTACACTTGGATCCCAATTGTTCTTGTCACGGTGCGGCGCTTTCAGATTGCCGCCCAGCAACGCTGACAGAATCGGCGGACGGTCGAGGTCGTGATTGAGAATGTTGGTCTCGACCGAGTAAGCGATCCCGTAATTCAGCGTGAAGCGCGAGGAGACACGCCATTGATCGGCGAAGAACCCGCGGATGCGGTTGTTGTGCGACGCAGTCTTCAGGTTGAAAGGCTGCGGCTGGCCCGCTTCGCCGATGCCGGTGAAGAATTGGTAGAGGGGGAGTTGCTGAATCTCAAACAAGGTCGGCACGGTATCATTCAGCGGCCCCGTGCCAGTCGCGTTTAGCCTTATGCTGGCCGGCAAGTTGTTGTACAACCCCGCCACCGCCGCTTTAACCGCGGCGGGCGTCGTCGGGCTCGCTACGACGCCCGCGACTATTGCCAACAGGTGAAGCGGGTCGTAAGGCACGTTCAGCGACGGCTCCAAAAACGCCCACTTTCCGACGCCGTAGAAATGCTCCCACTCGCCGCCGAAGCGCAGCCGGTGCGAGCCCTTCTGCCAATTCAACGTGTCGGTCATCTGATAGGTGCGCAACACGCGGTTTTGAGGCACGTTGACGTTGTTGCCGATGATGAATTGAGGCGCCAGGGTGGTGAAGGTCTGCGGCCCCCCCAGACCGATGCAGGCCACCGGGTCGGGGCAATCCTGGCTGTCGGGAATTCTCAGCCGTCCGCTGTAGAAGCTGTAGGAGTAGCGGAAGTCGTTGACCACATTCCCTGTGAACACCGAGGTCACGCCGCCGAGCGCCTGGGTCGAGACGTTGCGGGTCGGAACCCAGTACGAAGGCATGGTGCCGCCGTCGCCGTTGAAGTTGTGATTGTTGTCCGTGCTGAATCGCACAAAGGCGTTGTGCTTATCATTCACCTTGAAATCGATTTTGAGGTTAGTCTGTTTGAAGGTGAGCGGCTGCGGGAACGCGCCATCAAACTTCGACCAGATCGGGTGGTTGTTGCTCACCAGCAGTACGCTGTCCTGGTTGTTATACTCCCCGTTGAAGAAGAAGAATGCCCGGTCCTTCTTGATCGGGCCGCCGAGGCTGCCGCCCATCTGCCGCCGCGCGAAGAACGGATCCTTAGTGCGCGCATCACGTTTCAGCAGCGGGTAGGCCCCGAGGTTGTGATCCCGATAGTACATGAAGGCCGATCCGTGAAAGGCGTTTGAGCCGCTGCGCGAAACGACGTTGACCGAACCGACGCTGGTTGTGCTCGTAGAAAGATCGAATTGGAAGGTCGAGATCTGGAACTCCTGCACCGACTCCTGCGAGAAGTTCTGCGAGGTCCCTCCGGTGACTCGGTCATTGATCGTCGCGCCGTCAACCGAGATGCGCGTCAGGGCTTGCGAAGCGCCGGCGATGGAGACGCGGAAGAAGTTGTTCGGCGAAGACCCCGGATTATCGACCGACGTGACGCCCACGCCCGGTTCGAGCAAGGCAAGTTGTAGGAAGTTGCGCCCGTTTAGCGGCAGGTTTTCAACCTGCATGCGGTTAACCACGCCGTCAATCTTATAGTTCAGTTTGTCGATGATCGGGGCTTCGGCCACCACATCAACGACCTCGGCTTTAGTGCCGGCGCGCAACGTGGCGTTCACCGTGCTGAGACTGCCGACCTGAACGACCACTGAGATGTTATTAGTGGCGAAGCCCTCAGCTTCTATCTTTACTTCATAGTCACCGGCCGGAAGGTTCTCAACTGCGTAGATACCATCGCCGCCGGTGTTGGTTGTTCTGGCAGCGCCCGTGGCCTTATTGGTGACCGTGACGTTGCCGTTTGTAATCACGGCGCCCTGTTGGTCCTTGACCAAGCCGCTGATCGAACCCGTTGGGTTTTGCGCCATGACAGGGACGGTTGTACGTGCTACTAGCGTCAACAACGCGACACTCAGCAGCAAGAGTTTGAACTTAATGTGCATATGTCTCCTTTCAATTCCTGTGAGCGGGTAAGAGTCTCGTTTTCAATCAAACTCCGTTCAATGAGCGGAGCGAGCTAAGCCTCACTATTGACCTGTCGACTCGTGGCACGGGAGAAATGCACACCAGCCGGTCAGCATCAGTCGTGCGCATAAGGCCAGATATGATTAAACTCAAGTGGCGATCCCACAACGCGGCCGTCAACCTGTAACAAGACTTATGAAATTTAATGCTTAGGAAGCCTCCAAGACGGCATATGATTGATTTTTCGCGCAAGAATGTCAAGCTGAATTGTGCTACACCGCCCCCCCGCCCCCGGGCAGCAATTGGCCACGCGGCGACCGATTAAGGCCGTAGCCGCGGCTTCGCCCTCCGCGGGCGAATGTTGACTGCCGAAGCGGTCGGCCTATACAATCCGCCAATCATTCATCCTGATCGCGACGAATCACAAGGAGGACTAATCCTGTGGACGAGCTCTACAGCAAGGAAAACTTGCACTACCGCGACCTTGCGCGCACGATCGCCGAGCAGCATGTTAAGCCCGTCGCCGCCGAGCTCGACCGTTCTGGCGAGTATCCCTGGAGCGTAATCAAGGCTCTTCAAGAACAGGGATTGATGGGCGTATGGATACCAAAGGACTACGGCGGAGCGGGCGCGGGCCTACTCAACCTCTGCATCGTAGTCGAGGAGATATCTCGCAAGTGCGGGGGCATCGGTTGCACTTACGTCGTCAACGCACTCGGCTCGCTGCCGATCGTCCTCGCTGGAACCGAAGAGCAAAAGAAGAAGTACCTGCCCGACATAGCTTCGGGCAAGAAGCTAATCGCCTTCTGTCTCTCGGAAAAAGACGCGGGCTCTGACGCTGGAAGTCTGAAGACTCACGCTGAACGCGACGGCGACGACTATGTGATCAACGGCGACAAGAAGTGGACCACCAACGGAGCGGCAGCAAGCATCTACAGTGTCTTTGCTACCGTGAATCCCGAGCGCGGCACTCGTGGTGTGACCGCTTTCATAGTCGAGCGCGACACGCCGGGGTTTGAGCTGGGCAAGCGCGAAGATTTGATGGGAATACGCTGCGTGCCGGTGAACGAGACGCGCTTTCGAAACTGCCGCGTGCCCGCTTCTGAACTGCTGGGCGGCGCCGAAGGCCGCGGCTTCAAACACGCGATGATGACCCTTGACGTCGCGCGGCCATTCGTCGCTGCGCAAGGATTGGGCATCGCACAAGGCGCGCTCGATCTGGCGCTCGAGTATACGAAGAATCGGCAACAGTTCGGACAGTCGATCGCTTCATTCCAGGGGATTCAGTTCATGCTCGCCGACATGGCCACACAGGTAGAAGCGGCGCGCCATCTGGTATACACCGCAGCGCGAGCGGTTGACGCCGGCGTAAAGGACGTTTCGAAGATATCGGCGATGTGCAAGGTGTTCGCAACAGATACCGCGATGAAAGTGGCGACGGATGCGGTGCAGTTGTTCGGCGGGTACGGCTACTGCAGAGACTACCCGATCGAAAAGTACATGCGCGATGCGAAGATCACTCAGATCTATGAAGGTACGAATCAGATTCAGCGAATGGTTATCGGCCGCGCGCTGATCCGCGAAGGCGCGTCAAGCTAGTCGAAGTCAGTGAAAGATCACACTCCTGGCGATCGATACCTAGCGAAGGATCACATACGCGGCTGCGTGCCTTTGTGTTTATTCTGTTTGATCGATGGCGATAACGATCTTCCCGTTGGCGACGGCCTCGCCGTGACCGGTCGGCGGAGATCGCCTCAGTAAACCCGCTTCAAAAATCATCCGTCCCAGCGTCGCGAGTATCGCGCCCAACGCCGTCAACTCGAACACGATTATTCCGAAAGCCCACATTGACACGATCGGCATTCCGCCCGTCACAAGACCAACGCGCCTCGATGTCCAGACGGTCAGCAGGATCGCGAAGGCCGCTCCGAGCAAGCCGCCCGCAATCGCAAATCCCCCGATGCGCGTCTTCGGTCCATCGGTAGTCTCAAGATGCAAAGGCTCCGATGACATAACGGTGATCGACGAACTCGGCACGCCCTCACGCTGAAGCTCGCGAAGCGCGGCGACCGCTTCAGCACGAGTGTCAAACACTTCGACCCTGGTTTCAGCCATCTTGTTCACGCTTTCTCGAATCCAACTTCAGGCGAACTAACAATTGTCGCTTCACCGTGCTCGCCCAGCGGCAACCCCTCTTTGTATTCCCACACCGCGATGATAGGAAACAGCCTTGCGAAAATCGAGTACAGCAAGACGAAGTAGCCAAACGTACCCGCCGTCAATGTCAGCTCGACCCAGGTCGGGCTGTACGTCCCCCAGTTGAAAGTCAACTTCGGCTGCGCCAGCGTAGGTACGATGATCAAGAATCGCTCGAACCACATTCCAACCACGATCAGCGCGGACGCGATCACCGTTCCCTTGATCGTCCTGAATCGCTTGATCGCAAGCAGCGGCGCCGGAATCACGAAGCAGCAAATGACCGTTCCCCAGAAGAGCGGCGAATACACGCCGCTCACCTTCGAGTGAAACACCGTCATCTCTTCGGGCAAGTTTCCGTACCACGTCGTCAGGTACTCGCCGAAGGTGAAGTAGAACCAGATCAGGCTCATGGTCAACAGCAACAGCCCAAGATTATTGAAGTGAACCGGGCGAAGATAGGCTTCGAGATGAAACACTCGCCTGATCACCGCCATCGCGATAATCAGCGCGGCGATGCCTGAGAAGATCGCACCCGCGACGAAGTAAGGCCCGAACATCGTCGAGTGCCACATCGGGCGAATCGTCATCGCGAAATCCCAAGAGACGATCGTGTGTACAGAAACGGCTACCGGAATGATCACGACTGCCATCACTCGCACAGCACGTTCGAGCCGGTCCCACTGAAGCTCCGTTCCTCGCCATCCGAGACTTAACGCCCCGTAGAAGCGCCGCCACAGCCCGCGCGATTTGTCTCTCAACAAGGCGAGATCAGGAATCAGCGGCAGATACAAGTAGATGATCGAGCCAAGCAGGTAGGTGTTGATGGCGAAGAAGTCCCAAGCGAGCGGCGAGCGGAAATTCGGCCACAGACCTCGCTCGTTAGGATAGGGCACCAGCCAGTAGAAGAACTGCGGGCGGCCGAGATGGATGATCGGAAACAACGCGCCGATCATCAGAGCGAATACCGTGATTGCTTCTGCGCATCGAGTGACCGGTCTTCGCCACTCAGCCCCGGTGACTCGCAGGATCGCCGAGATCAATGTTCCCGCGTGCGAGATGCCGATCCAGAAAACGAAGTTGGTAATATCGAGCGCCCAGAAGACCGGCCGGTTGATACCCCAAACCCCCAAGCCGCGCGAGAACTGATAGCCCAGCGCAACGACCGCGGCAAGCACGAGTAGCCCGCTTATGGCTACTGTCGCATACCACCCTCGGCTGGGCTTGTTAACCGGCCCGAGCAGATCGTAGTTGATCTTCGCGTATGTTGGTCTATTGGCCAATTTCCCGCTTATTGGTTTGTCTTTCCGGATGCAGGCCTGGTCACCGTAAGGGATGGCCGATAGCGCATCAGGTAATTAGTGATGCGCTCACAGGGCTGCAAATCAACCGCAATGTTTGCAGCCTCTGCCTCGCGGCGAAGCGCAGCGCGGCCCGCCACGTCCCACGCTACCGGCCAGGTCGCTTCCTGTTTTTCATTGTCAGCAATCGGGCGAACAAGCAGCCAGTAGCGATCCGGGGCGATATTTGCGAAAGCGAATGCGCCGTCGCTCTCGGTGTCAGTTTCAGCGAATCGCTCGGCATTGCCGGCGTTCTCACGCTCGAAAGGCACAAGGTGGGCGCGGAGCCGTGCGGGCAATTTCGCTTTTTCATCCGAAGCGGCGACTCGCCCACGAATGCTGGCCGCGCCTTCCGCAACGTTGATGATTACTCCCTTGACGTGCTCTCCCGATTTGAGCGCGATGTCATTTCGCGCCGCATTACCGGGCTGTCTGCCGGTCTTAGGCATTGTCACGGCGCGCGCATAGAGGTCTTCGTTGATTAGCTTCATTTTCAGGCGATACTGCCCCGGAGGGAGGCCTGTGACAATGAAGTCGCCCTTTTCGTCGGGCGCGCCCGATGTAATAGAATCGAAAAATAAGGCGAGGAGATCTTTGGGCGTGGCTTTGTCATTGCGTAAGGCGTTGACGACGGTTTCTTCAACCGACGCTTCGCGCGCGGGTTTGCACTCCGGTTTGCGCTTAGCTTTCGGCGAGACTTCCATGACGATATGCCCGGCAATCGAGCCAAACCAAAGAAGCGTGAGTTCAAGTCCGGTCGCATCGGCCCCCCTAACCGTGATCGACCGTGGTTGCGAGGCCGCGTATGGGTCGTTGAAACTTTTTTGAGCTATCAAATAATAGTCTCCATCCGGCACGCCATGAAAAGCGAAAGAGCTATTCGCTTCGTAACCTTTCCAACTGCTGTCCTGAATCACGCCGCTCTTAGCGTTTATGAGCTTCAAATAATATCCGCCGGGCGATTTGTCATCCGCAGCGCCGTAACACTTGCCGCTGATGGTATGCCCCGGCTCGCTTCGATAGCTTATGTTTATCCCGCTCACTTCTTGGCCGAGACTTACTCTTACTTCTTGCGCATCGTCGCGCCCGGATGAAGGGTAATAAATGGGAATCTCGTTGCTGAGGTCTTGATCCTGGTATACGACGATATGATTTACCTTCAGCAGGTAAGAGCCCGATGCGAGACCGTAGATTCTGTAGATGCCGCGATCATCTGTTTCACCTTGCTTAACGTTATCCCATTCGTGGGTGAACCGCACCGCACGGCTTTGTGAGTCGCGCACGCGAATGGCAACTACTTTCGCTTTTACCATCGGCGCGCCAAACGAATCTGTAACTGCGCCTGTTATGGCTCCGCCTTTGCGTAGTCTGAGTGTGACAAAGTCGCCTGTGACGTGATAGCCGCTCGATCCGCCTTTGTTATCTTGGACGTAACCTACTGCGTAGCACCATACAACAGAGGCCTTTGCCGGCAAGCCGTTCACTTGAAAGCCGCCCTCGTCATCGGTGGCAACCTCCAAGTCTTCTTCACTCCGTCCATTGACCGGCCTGACATAAACGACGACGTTAGGAAATGGCTGACCGGATTCATCCGTAACGCGCCCGCTTATCGAATCTGCGCGTTTTTGAGCCTGTTGATTTGAAGCGTCTTTTCTTCGAGCAGGCAAGACCTGCGACTGCCCCGTTTCTATGAAGGCCGCGAGCATCAATAGCAACGAGCACAATGCGGACAGGGCGCGGCAAGCCTCAACGCTGGGAGAAGGCATGTTCGCGCTACGGCGAGCGAGCTTCAAAATCATTGTCGCTTCTCCTGCGGCTTCTTGCTCAAATCAAGCACGAGCGTTATTTCAACCTCCGCCCCTTCAGTTAAGGAAACGATCTTTGTGACAGTCATTGATGGCTTTATTGAGCCATCGTCCTTTCGCGGGGTGAGGAAGACATCGAGGCTTATTTCATACTCGCCTGGTGGCAGACTATCAATCACAAAGCGCCCGCGCGCATCTATGCCCCCGAACCCTCTCGTCGGGCCGCCTGATGCATTCGGCCCCAGTCCCCTGTTGTTGAACCAGGAGCCATCTTGTTTCGGCTTATTGGTAGGAGTGGCCGACACGTTGAGGCTAGCGCCTTTAGGCAGCGTGCCGCCCTCGATTTTGATTTGCCCGCGCACAACGCCTTTGTAGCAAGCGACTACCACGCGCAAGCCTGAAACGCTCTCGCCGGGTCCGACTTCAATCTCGCCGCGTCGGACTTCAATCCCTTCCACTGTCTGCTCAACTTTGTTGAGCGGAACTCCGTCGCGCTCTATTCTGATAACCTGGAAGTCCTCGCTCCAATTGTCTGGATGAATACTTAAACGACGACTGCCCGGCGTAACTCCTGTGAGGTGAAATGATCCGTCTTTGTTTAAGGGCTCGCCAACCCACCTCGAGCCATCAGTGATGCTGAGGCGCGATAACTTGGCGACGGCCGCCGCATCGGTTGCGCCTTCGAGGACTACAACACCGCTGATGCTCCCGGAGCGATAAACTTTTATTTCCAGTCCGGCAACATCCGCGTTTGAAATCTCAAACGCTAATCCCTCGCCGTACCACAGAGAACCCCCTTCGTCGCTTATTTGGATCTTGTATTTTCCAGGATGAAGACCGTCCATACGAAACTCGCCTTTGGAATCACTTGCCTTGACATCACGAAACAATTCCTCGAAATCTCCGCTCTTGTTATCTTCAAGATTAGGTTTCTGCTCGCAAAAGACATTCTCTTGAGGAATCGGGCTTCCGGTTTGCGCATCAACTAAGCGCCCGGTTGCTGCATAGGTCTTCGTCTTCGTCTTAACTTTAGGGCGGCGGTTGACCTTTATATCAATGCTTGTCACCTCACCGCCCGCCGCGACTTCAACCATTTCTGCCTTCGATTTATCGGTGACACCGGGATAGTAAGTCCTCGGAAACCTAACTTGATTACTACTCATAGGACTGTTAGCTACGCCCACTCTGTAGCGGCCCGGCGGCAATCCATAAGCGCGATACACTCCGCGATCATCTGTGCTGGCTTTTGAAAACGAAAACTCCTCATAGCTGCCGTCTTTGAAAGGAACGATCTCTACATCCCCATCAATGACCGGTCGCCCGTTAGCTTCAATGGCGCGGCCCATGATGACCCCGCCCGGCATGATCTTCAGGTCAATGCCTTCGATGTTTTCCCCTTCATCTAGTGTGAGCCACTTGCCTAACGAATCCCGGTCGTCTTCTCCGTCTTTCGTTGTAAAGGACGGCGCGTCAAGAGTGATCCTGCAACTGCCTGCCCGAATGCCTTTCAAGTGGTAGTGGCCGCTTGCGTCAGTGAAATCAATCGCCACAAGCCCCGAATCAGATGCTCCATTTTGCAGCGCCATAACCTTGACGCCGCGCGCAGGCTTGCCCTTGAGGGTGACTGTGCCCGTGACGGAGCACGTTGCTTTTTGATCTTGCGCGCCAGATTGAGCATGCGGGCCGATTGCTGCGACAAGAATCGTTGCGATGAAGATGGTGATGCGATTGCGCGCGCGCATTACGTTTCTCCTTATGGTTGGCATCAGGCGTTGAAGAGACGCTCAGTTCGATCTTGCGCAGTCCAGACTCCGCGAATAAATCGGACTGAGCCGCTATGGAGGCGATTATACGAGCCTTGCGCTGGCTACGCAATCAATCACTCCTTTTGAACTGGCCGTAAACAAATTCGCTTTCCCGAACCGGTGCACGCTGCTCAATCGCCTTTGTTCAAATAGATCACACGCGGCTTCGTGCCGAGTTCTTCAAGCAATCGGATCGCGCGGTTGCTCTTTGCAAGCCGCGATACTTCACTCTCCGGATCTGCGATGTTGCCGAAGTACATTGCCTTCGTCTGGCAAGTCTGAACACACGCCGGCGTTACGTCACCATCGCGCACTTCGCGGCCTTCGTCTTTCGCTTTGTCTTCGCCCTTGCGAATGCGCTGGATGCAGAACGTACACTTCTCCATCACGCCTCGCGTGCGCACTGACACTTCCGGGTTCAGAGCTTTTTCGAGCGGCGCGTCCCATTTCGGATCGAAGAAGTTGAAGAAGCGCACCGTGTACGGGCAGTTGTTCGCGCAGTAGCGAGTACCCACACACCGGTTGTAAACTTGCGCGTTCAAGCCTTCGTCGGTGTGATAAGTCGCATAGACCGGGCACACCGGTTCACAAGGCGCTTCCTCGCAATGCTGGCAGAGCACCGGCATGAACTTGACCTTTACGTCGGGGTATTCGCCTTCGAAGTAGCGTTCGATGCGAATCCAGTTGATCGAGCGTCCCTTCGCGGCTTCTTCGGGTCCGACGGTGGGGATGTTATTCTCGACGCGGCAAGCGACGACGCACGCTTCGCATCCGGTGCAGCGGTCGAGGTCGATCACCATCGCCCACTGAGGTTTGTTTGATTTGGTTGCTTCGGTCATCTGGTTTCGGGTTCAGGGTTCAGGGTTCAAGCTTTAGCTTGCCGGCCGCACACGCAACCTGAAGGTTGAACTCTGAGCCTATCGCTTCCTTTCCATCTGCTCCTGCAGGTCTGTTCCGAATCGGATCAGACTCGCTTTGCCGCCTACCTTGGTAACCTTCGCGCTAGTCGACTGGCCGGGCACTCCAAACGGATTCAATACAAAGACATTCGGGCCTCGGCCGTTTGCATATCTACCGAACGCAGTGTGTCCCTGACCGTACGGCATCGCGATCACTTCCGGTCTGATTGCGGGATATAGCACAGCCGGCGCACGCACCGATCCGTGCTGGGTCGTGACCTCGACGAGGTCGCCATCGCTCACGCCGAGCGACGCGGCGGTCTTCGGGTTTATCTCAACCCAACTTCCCCACACCACCGATGTTAGCGGGTCGGGCAGTTCTTGAAGCGCCGGTAGATTCGCTGTGTCCCCTGAGCCAAGCGCCGCGTGCTCATAGCACAGCAACGTTAGCGGATACGAATCATTAGTTGTTTCTATCTGCCCAAGGAGAGTTGAAAAGCCAAGTGGCTGAACCTGCGAAACGGAGCCTTTGCCCGGCGCATCCCCAACCCAAACCCCGGCTTCCAAAAAACTCTTCAGTGGCTCATCTTCGGCATCACCACCGCGGTCAGGTGTCTTCAACCGTTGGGCGGCATACTTCACCATAGACTCCGCCGACTGGAACGCTTCTGAGTCTGCTTCTTTGAACCCGAGGTGGCGGCAAACAGCGAGCAACACATCCGCGGTTTGCATAGTGTTGTGTTGAGGCACCAGAACGGGCTGGACAAGCGAGACAGCGGCCTTCGATCCAGCCATCAACGTTGAATGTAGGTCCCATCCTTCAAGATCCGTGTGATCCGGCATTATGAGATCAGCTAACTGAGTCGTCTCATCCATGAATGACGAGAAACTAGCGATGAACGGCAATCCCTCAATCCACTCTATCGACCTGGGCGCAACGTGCAGAGGATTGACCCTATGGGCGAGTAGCGCAGTTACACCCACTGGCTTGCTGGAATTGTTTAACATTATTGACAGGTCGTTTATTCCCCAAGGCCACCATCCTACGCCGGGGATGTCAACGTTCGGCAGGCCACCTAACGCATCGAATCGGCCACTCTCGGGTAGCAACACCCCTCCAGGCTTGTTGATGTTTCCAGCTAACTTGTTTAGAAAGTGGATTGCCAGTTCGTTAGTATCAGCGAGTTCTCTTGATGAGCCTGCACCTGGTCCAATCGCGAGCGGGTGTTCGGATTCCGCAAACTCGCGAGCGACGCGGACGATGGTTTCGGCCGCGATGCCAGTTAGAGTAGCGGTCTGTTCTGGTCCGTATGCGTCGAGCGGTTCAAACAGCGCCTTTGGAGCGGTAGCGTCCTTGACTAGCCCTTCACGGACAATCACCTGCGCGATGGCTAGGGCGATCAGACCTTCACTTCCAACAGTCGCTGGGAGCCACTGATCAGCGTTCGCTCCCGTCATCGACATGCGCGGCTCCACCTGCACAAACTTGCCGCGCGCTTTGCCGCGGGATCGGCGAAACTCGCCAAACGCTAGCGAGTACATGACGGGCGAATGCCAGGTCTCAAGGAACCTTGCTCCGAATGATAATAAGTACGTTGCGTTAGCTATGTCGAAAATCGGCGTGGCTTCGCGCCCATAGCTCTGATCATAGCCGCGAGCCAATTCACGGCTCGACGACTCATGGGTGGCCCAAAACTTTGCATTGAGCGCGGCGCTCAGAAAGTCTACGGCAATACCGATGACCCCACGGGAGCTAAGGGTAGCGAAGACAATACCGTTGGCATTTGCACGCAGCTTATCCGCAAGCGTGTTAATCGCTTCGTCCCAACTGATCTCTTCCCACTTGCCTTCGCCGCGTTCGCCAACGCGTTTCATCGGGCCCTTGATCCGGTCGGGGTTGTACAACACCTCCAAGCCAGCCTGGCCTCGAGCGCACAACGCTCCGCGATTGACGGGATGAAGCGGGTTGCCTTCGATCTTGTTAGCCTTGTGTTCGCGAGTTCGAACGACTATGCCGCAACCCGCCGGGCACATGCCGCAGGTGCTCGCCGTCGAGTAGTCTATGCCCGGCACGTACTCGTCGTCGGGAATCAATGCCGGAATGAGCTTCTCTTCAGGATGTCCGCACGCGGATAACAGCGAAGCGCTGGTAGCTCCGATGCCGCTCAGGATTATGAACTCTCGACGTTTCATTATTCTCTGTTCAGGGTTCAGGGTTCGTGGTTCCGGGTTGAACCCTGAACACTGAACCCGGAACCCGGAACTTGTTCCCGGAACCCGGAACTTGTCTTTCATCGATGGCAGACATAGCAATCCACACTAACGCTTCGGGATTGGTGGCAGTCGATACACCATCCCATGGTCTGGTTTACTTCGCGACGCACGCGATGCATCTCGCCGATCTTCCCGTGACACGTTGTACAATCGATTCCCGCCCTAATGTGCGGCTTATGCGTGTAGTACGCGTTAGCTTCTGGTTCGAGCCAGTACACGCGCTTCCACGGCGGCTGCTCTTTTCGCTCGGCGAACGCTGCGAGCTTCTGAACCTCGGGGCTCTCGGTCTTGATCGACTCGTGGCAACCCATGCACGTTGAAATATTAGGAATCGTCGCGTGCGACGACTTGTCTACGTTCTCGTGACAGAAGGTGCATTCAAGCTGTGGGGTGTCTTCCCCTTCTTTCGTCACGTGCTGCCAGTGATCGAATTCGATTGGTTGTACAGGCGCGTCG includes these proteins:
- a CDS encoding quinol:electron acceptor oxidoreductase subunit ActD is translated as MAETRVEVFDTRAEAVAALRELQREGVPSSSITVMSSEPLHLETTDGPKTRIGGFAIAGGLLGAAFAILLTVWTSRRVGLVTGGMPIVSMWAFGIIVFELTALGAILATLGRMIFEAGLLRRSPPTGHGEAVANGKIVIAIDQTE
- a CDS encoding carboxypeptidase-like regulatory domain-containing protein, producing the protein MHIKFKLLLLSVALLTLVARTTVPVMAQNPTGSISGLVKDQQGAVITNGNVTVTNKATGAARTTNTGGDGIYAVENLPAGDYEVKIEAEGFATNNISVVVQVGSLSTVNATLRAGTKAEVVDVVAEAPIIDKLNYKIDGVVNRMQVENLPLNGRNFLQLALLEPGVGVTSVDNPGSSPNNFFRVSIAGASQALTRISVDGATINDRVTGGTSQNFSQESVQEFQISTFQFDLSTSTTSVGSVNVVSRSGSNAFHGSAFMYYRDHNLGAYPLLKRDARTKDPFFARRQMGGSLGGPIKKDRAFFFFNGEYNNQDSVLLVSNNHPIWSKFDGAFPQPLTFKQTNLKIDFKVNDKHNAFVRFSTDNNHNFNGDGGTMPSYWVPTRNVSTQALGGVTSVFTGNVVNDFRYSYSFYSGRLRIPDSQDCPDPVACIGLGGPQTFTTLAPQFIIGNNVNVPQNRVLRTYQMTDTLNWQKGSHRLRFGGEWEHFYGVGKWAFLEPSLNVPYDPLHLLAIVAGVVASPTTPAAVKAAVAGLYNNLPASIRLNATGTGPLNDTVPTLFEIQQLPLYQFFTGIGEAGQPQPFNLKTASHNNRIRGFFADQWRVSSRFTLNYGIAYSVETNILNHDLDRPPILSALLGGNLKAPHRDKNNWDPSVGFAWDVKGDGKTVIRGGAGVYHDANLFWTRLNERAYTGPAGNGRLILPSSFYGLDFSVFNNPANPFDQKTLLGRILTNTVLTVNGLNAILPGLRAATLAGLGNGKDLSVRGVELIKTTGNKDFGGIFDPDTVSPLAYNVSVGVQRELASNLVVSADFVMRRSLHFGGLHNTLIVDENRFDRFINGVRTPVIPLCVGAQAADPKAICSSGPIAVSHSAANFRYTGLHVKVDKRFSSHYLFVASYALSKFTGYNNVPGASSNGPFSIDDFKVGEDYQASDRRHRLTFSGFVDLPAYKGDNKFTRGALNGWQFGLIMPIVSSPPLSNVISNTDLDGDGINSLILPGGTLYGFGTRYGADELRLLVNQYNATIAGKPTGRPGQIAPLITLPAKIDNGDTFISQDVRLTRNIGIGERVKLQLIGEGFNILNISNLAGYSGVLNGANFGTATTRAGGTFGTGGPRSFQFAARLQF
- a CDS encoding acyl-CoA dehydrogenase family protein, coding for MDELYSKENLHYRDLARTIAEQHVKPVAAELDRSGEYPWSVIKALQEQGLMGVWIPKDYGGAGAGLLNLCIVVEEISRKCGGIGCTYVVNALGSLPIVLAGTEEQKKKYLPDIASGKKLIAFCLSEKDAGSDAGSLKTHAERDGDDYVINGDKKWTTNGAAASIYSVFATVNPERGTRGVTAFIVERDTPGFELGKREDLMGIRCVPVNETRFRNCRVPASELLGGAEGRGFKHAMMTLDVARPFVAAQGLGIAQGALDLALEYTKNRQQFGQSIASFQGIQFMLADMATQVEAARHLVYTAARAVDAGVKDVSKISAMCKVFATDTAMKVATDAVQLFGGYGYCRDYPIEKYMRDAKITQIYEGTNQIQRMVIGRALIREGASS